The Sesamum indicum cultivar Zhongzhi No. 13 linkage group LG6, S_indicum_v1.0, whole genome shotgun sequence genomic interval CATCACCGCCCCACTCCATCCCCTCCcactggtggtggtggtggataTTACCATCCACCCCCAACCTCAACCCCTACTACACCAACTATTCCAACACCAAGCACCCCAACACCTACCATCGGGACTCCACCTACCATCGGGACTCCACCAACCACTCCCATTATCACTCCCGGAACACCGACCACCCCCGGCATCACAATACCATCACCGCCATTTCCATTTGATCCGAACTCTCCACCTTTTACTTGCATGTAAGTATGATTATACATATGAAACAGAATGTCAACTATAAAAGGGATGACACTTAAATTGTTTTGCCCTTGTAAATTGCAGTTACTGGAGGAATCACCCTACACTGATATGGGGTTTGTTTGGCTGGTGGGGAACACTTGGCAGTGCATTTGGGCTGACTAGCGTGCCAGGTTTTTCGCCTAACATGAACTTACTACAGGCTCTTTCAAACACTCGTACGGATGGCCTTGGAGACCTGTACAGAGAAGGTACAGCTGCTCTGCTCAACTCCATGGCTCACACCAGGTTTCCTTACACAACCAGCCAGGTCAGAGATAGTTTTGTTGCAGCACTCAGCTCCAACAAGGCTGCAGCAGCTCAGGCACAGCTCTTCAAGCTGGCTAACGAGGGCAGAAACAAGCCCAGAGCTTGATAAACACTAGatttttcatgataattaTCAATAGTCTTATATTCAGTTTGGGCCATGCTGGGTTTCCTACCTAATTGAGGTTCTTTTGTATGAGATTATATGTTTATTCCACTGTATGTTACCAAATCAAGATGGATACAGACTTATCCTTTCTCactttaaataatattcaagattttgttttttgttgcaCATTAAAGAGAAAGACTTCTAGTGTGAAAAAGCAGAAAACTTCCATCTCTATGTTTGTCGGGATCTTTGTAATCAATATGAGTAAACAATGACAAGTATTTTTGAGAAACATAAAAGGACAAAGAATTCAAAGAAGTGAGATAGACACAGGCCATCCACATCAAAGGTCCAGAGGAATACAGAAAGTATTCAGCTTAGAACCAGAGTATAAATTTGTTGTTGGTAGTTTTTACTCAAAACCTGAAAATTAGAACTTTCAAGTCCTAGAACTTAACAATTGCAAGCAGATGCACTGAACCACTAGAAAGCTAAAGGTGACAAAAGGTTTTCATTGTAGACGAGCATGGACTAAGAAACAGCATCGTGATGTATGTTACCAGTTGGTCCAGTTCCGACATAATGTTGAGAAAGTGAGAAGATGATCTACATAACAAAGTAATGAGGCAGATATTAATCCACATTAAGTGCCCCTACCTACCATCAAGTTGTATATTgacattaaatgaaaatttctctCTACAAAAATCATTCCTCAGCTCCCTTTATATACTAGAAAACCAAGTACACAAATACATATTCATGCTAGTACGTACCAAGCATCCAAGAGAATCAACTTGTCAAGCCACTCTATCCCTCTGACTTCTTTGCATTGTCAATTTAACATCAAAAGACAAGAATAAACAGAGAACAGTCTAGTGTTAAGGTCCTAGATCCACTTAAGCAtcttttaaattgttttgCCATCCATTACTATACCACGATGGATGAATGATGTTACTTGAGACAATGAAATGCGTGTGTGTGCATGAAaatcaactaaaaaataatgaccAGATGTGGGCCTACCCAGCTTTACAATATATCAAGATACAGGCTGCAACAGTTCACATGATGCACACTGAGACTTATGATTGTAGAAGTAGAAACATAGGTGATTTATTATCCAATAATCTTATCAGAGTTTCATTTGTGCAGAATCAGGGATAATGGGACTCAAATAGCACAAGTGGCACTCACATTGACTTGCTTAGCCTGCATCAATCACCCTCCAGATTTTTGAATGACTGAACCTTTTTCCAAACTGATGAAGCTGAAACTATTTCAGCTTCAGAACAATAATGATTAGAGGCTTATAAAGATAAGGAAGCAAATAGATTTTGTAAGATTTTCGTCATGTAATCGAACATAGGGGAGAGTGGTTAAGAGAAAGGCTTAATGTAGAAAACagtaataatataaatcaCATATTATCTCCAATTTATATTCCTAAGACTTGCATTATAGTTCACCAGCAAACTACCTTCATCTTTTTAAATGTTATGGTCCTAACCATTGTCCGACAACCATAATCAAAATCATCTGGATTAATTTGAAACTACAAGAATCAAGAAGAATTTAACTATACATACAGATCCACACAAGCAACAAACACTTCtaaattctaattataaatgaattgaCAACATATGACAACTACATAGAGGAAGTTGCAAATAGTTTTGCATCCAAGAACAGACTGTAGCATACGAAAATGTCCACAGACTAGATTAGTCATTTCAAATATGAGACCATTTCAAAATTGAACTATTAAATGTTAATCAACATATTTGTCCCTGAAATAAGGAACATACAGGCCGTAAAACTGCCAAAGCTGGGAGCTCCTGATATGCTGAAGATTATCACCTTTGATCTTTGAAGAGGTAGTTTATTACACTTTGAAGGCTCAAATTGCCATCTTATTTTCTCCAATGCTTCAAAAGAGCATGGTTCAGAAGCGCAATTTCAAGGACACTCAACTATAAACTAGCTGCATGGCAAGATATGGATGAACCTAACGTGACTGAAGTTCCATAGTCTAATTTTCAGGGCATTTCGTGTTAACGTAGCTCTTTCTCACTGTCTCAGAAACCATTTCCACTGTAACAAATGTCGTAGAAAATGAATAGGAATgaagaatttcttttctttatttttaccaAAAGTATTAAGTAAATTAGTTCCAGCCTCAGTGGGGAATAAATAAGGatgttatttctttatttttcttacattCTTTGGgaaatatttacttttccATACTCACTGGGATTTAGTCAAATCACCCAACCAGTAAAAAGTAATACTCACTGCAGCAAAGTAATCATACAGTAAAAAGGAAGATATACATACTCAGAATCAAATTGAACCTGGATGGGGAAACACTTAAACAAAGAAgatattttgtttcaaaagaatgaaaaaagaaaaatatatgcaaGAGAACAGCTTTCTGGAGGTATTTAACATTTTGCCGCCATTGAAAGCCTCTAAGGTGCTGGGATACTTTGCAATTTACGTGCTAAATTGCAATACATAAATGGATCCCTAGcttttaatataacaaatcTTTTACGACTTCGCAGATTACTCACCTTCCAATGCTTCATATTGATAATAATACATACACTAGTCTGAGGACTCCTCTGTCAATCAAGCATTCACTGAGAACAGTGTTTCAAAAGTCAGCAGCTACTCAATTGCAGCTTCAAACCCGAGTCAGTGTCCAACTCCTGACTAAGATATCTCTCATTGACCCTGCCAACAAGAAGGATCCAGTGACATACAATGGAGCCAGCAAAGATGTGATTTCAATTCAAAGGGGCCATCAATCTTCAGCTTCTTCCTTCCACATTCCCGTGTTCTGTTCCTTGAATTCCATATAATATTAGTTTGTTCTATGCGTTTCCAAGTAGATCAAAAGTTCTAAAGTTCTGCATGCTCAATACCATGtaccttaattatttttggagcGATATCAAAATTTCTCACAAGTAGGGATCTGTAACCATGCATTTTATCCTGCTCATCTTTATCATACTTAGATGTAATCAAGGACAAGTTGTGAACTGCTTATCAACTGAAGATGATAAGAGAGAAGTATCAAACCTCCACCAATAGCCCACAGCATAATTGTGTCCATGGACATGAAAAGTAAAACTTGAAGACATAGAAAGTAATTTCGCTTGGGACaagattaaaatgaaattggaTTAGTAAGTTCATATTATCATCCAATTAGCAAAGAATCATTTTTGCCATTTGTTAATGTACTCAGATTTTAGCATAACTCGGTAACAGTTACATCTTACatagaaaaatgcaaaatggGTATCATGTTAGAGAGTTCAACATCAACATGGAAGAGgaatatcaaaaatattttataataatgaagTCAATACATTGAACGACAAGTGGCTGGAAATTTCAGGTGAACTTGctaataaagaaagaaacaataatACGCATAGACAGACACCTGATTGAACTCCTATAATTTCATCTTCATGGCTTGAAAGAGTAAAGGTGGTATTTCTAGACAGATGTTACAGGATACAACTAACTGCAAAGTTTAATGTCAGCAAAGACATGGTGGCTGGAAAATACTTGCTAATTGCCCAACCAAATAGATGGATTTTCAATAAGCTACTGTAAAGAAATCCAACGTGCTGTTCAAAGACAGATAAAACTTCACCAATTTTGGTAAACAAAGAGTCACAGCTAGAAGACTTTCTACAATGAGGGCAGGCAGGTATGTGTAAGTTCTTTTGCAGTTATATCAGACACCATTTGACCTACATCATACAGAAAACCAGATGAACTTCTGCCAGATTCCCTCACCAAAATGGATAGACCAACCAAAATCTGTGAAGATGTGTGCATAGCTATCGCAAAATTCAAGTTGCCATCTGTTGGACATATATCACTTTTTGGTTCAGGTCATCCAAACTGAAATCTTCTTTGCAGGACaaggaaaatgcaaaatgTAACAATGTCATTCGCTCATCAGTTCAAATGAGATTCAAACCAGTCAAGGATCTGCTCGGATTGCAAGCTAGTCATTTCATGATAAGCGAATGCAAGGTTCATTTCCTCTTGAATATGATTTATCAATGATTTATCTGGAAGAAGAATATTTCTCTCCTCAAGAGCTGTTTTCCATGGTATCGCACGCCCATCATCCCTCATGTAACCATTCTTGTCAATAAAGCCCTTTTCCTGAAAAACATTGAACAACTTTGCCGACAAGTTTAGATCAAGACCCGGAATTCGATTGGCAAAGAACTGAGATGTTAAAGGGAATTCCGTGCATTTAATTTCTGCAACATTGATTCCCTTCTCCCTCATAACTATTAGATACTTTTCTATCTTCCTGTTCCTAGTTTCATCTTTGGGCATGTGCACGAAAAGTGTAGGTGGATAATCCTTTGTTATGTCCAAATGACTATAAACTCCTTCAGCAATCATTAAAGCAATACCTCTGAATGGAAACTCTGCCGCAAGGACAGAGACAAAGTATCCACCGGAGGAGGCACCCAATGCAAATATAGGCAGCTTGTCTACCTTTTGCTTGGTAATCCACCACTGAATTATATCTTTAACAATCCATCTTTCTTCCCCAAGTGACCAGCAAATTCCTTTACTCGACACGGCAAGTACAGCAAATTTTCTAGCCAAAGCATGAAGCACAATGAGCCTCTCTTCAGGCAAACCAACACAATTTGGGCAATTAGGAGACTTATCCCAAAAATTGACTGCTCTACCATTACATCCATGAGCCAAGAAAAGAACAGCCTTAGGCGAGTCGGGTATCTGCCAGATTAAATCAGTACCATTCCTCAATTCTACGGTAGGATCTAATCCAACTAAAGATTCAAAGCTACTCCATTTTTCGTTCATAAGATCAGACATCAAACTGGACTTATGACCATTTTTCCCCAATATCAGCAGCAAAGCAACCAGTAACAAAATCAGAAACATAAAGAAAACTGGAAACTGAACATTTCTTGTATTCCTGGACTGCTTCAATAATCTGCTTCTGCCTCCAAGCATGGCTGGAAAACATAAAGTACATCAGGTTTCCACATTAAACCTCCAATACAAAACTGAAGTGCTGGCCAATTCTACAGGCTTCCTTGAAGGGAAACAATGCTGCTTCTTTCACTTTTGActaaaaacaagaagaaacatCACAGCACATTTAAAGTTTACAGGCACAATTAACATCACATACATAAGCCCTTCCATTTTTTGGTGATATCAAACTAATCACAcgaattaaaagaaaaacaacgaTCGAAGAAAACAACTTCATAGATAACCTCACCACGCTATTATGACGTTTCTACATTCAAAGATGTTCTAGTATTTGAATCACAATCAAATTTAGTccgaaaaatttcaaatcttgCAGGCTAAAACAACTACTTAAACTAAAAACAATCAacaataatactaataaactGCATTAACGCAGTAACAGTAGACTGATTATTCAAATTACCTGAAATCACTAACAAATCCTAGGCTATGCGGAATAACCTAGTCGATCCAGATCAAAATTCTTGAGaggtttttccttttttcttctttggttCTCTGATTTCTCTGTGTGGAAATCTTAGTAGGGGACAACGTGAAAAACCCACCTTGATTTCAgttataatagttttttagagagaaaaaaaaacaaaaaaacaaaatctagCCCGACCCGCATCCAATTACTTGAATCCAGATCCACCATTACatcataaattttctaatattagctctacttatataaatactctttGCAAAACTAGTCACAGTGGTACGCAATACTTACACACATATAATCATATAGATATGACACgacacaaattttaaaaatacaataaatatatgattaaaagtaAAGCAAGTGATAAATATGACTGAGAGACTGAAATAGtgggataaatatattaatatattgattgtaaAAAGATGACACAgaccatttaaataaaaaataattgtactGGTACTTAAGGGTATAATTgatagtttaaaatttggtgttgcagtataacaaataataaaaaaattcaattttagtcccaaattttaatttcgttAACTTTCTAATGAAAACATCATAATGTCTCCCAAATTTAATAGAGCACGTGTCATGCACATGATATTTccatcataaatttaataaaactaaggCTTGGGCCTAATACTGCAATTTCTTTAGAATTATGGGATGCAATatgataaattcaaaaatagtgatattaaaattacaattttttgaaaattaacgAACTCAAACAACATTTTaagattttcctttttcttagCATTGAGAGGGTGTgtagataaatttattttcaattaattgattcattttacaatgtatattacataaaaatgaaatataattttttctttttgtaaatgtaggtttcattaataaaacaaaatcgtacagtacaacagtgttcAACTgatggtttctccctcgacaggccaagggatacgtcataatctatataacgcacatgaactaacagaacaaaataaattaacactgataatcctctatctaatatcttccacaattattaatattatttagattGTGTCCTACCAGACTTGACTGAATCCATAGAATAAAAGTGCGTCCTCGTACCTAAATCCAATAATTCGATTCTAAAAACTCCTCCCGGGCTTCATCCACCCCTTTTGCCATCCCTATAATCGAAAgaataaacttaatttatttaaacttttcaaatccaatttttcctagccaaatctttaattttatcttaatttattttttaaaatagttatttttatttgatgaacttatagatatatagcgaaataaaaaaacaaataaactataaaaagttaaaaaaataaatattatcatcGATCAAATCGAGCTTGTGAGTTGTAATTAAACTATAGAAGTGAACAAcagtgattttttaaataatacaattgaacttgaaattttgctcaaacttaatttattaaatctaGAGAAtcgaatttaaattagatattattaactaaatattaaatatcttaatttatttttgaacctTACacatatatctaattttaatttgataattaaggTTTGATGAAATAGTGTcacccaaaaatataaaaacaataatgtaTAAGTAGGCTGTTTCTGACTGTAATTGGTTCTCCCACGTCGTACGCATACAAGATGCAACGCAGGATTCCTTTAACTGTGTGCTCTTCTCTTTACCTGAAGCATGTGCATACAATCTTCTGAACATATACCCGTCAAATCCCACGTAGAATTACTGGAGAAAGTGGATATTTTTGTCCGATCTTCCGATGATTCAAGATCCCTGATTTTCAGGTGAATTAGATCAAACTATGTGAATAATTGTGTGATTATATATGCTGAATTCTGTGTTTCTCCATGGCCCATGTGTAATTTTGAGTAAACTACGGGTTTTACTTGCATTGCATCACAAACAGTTGGATTTATGATTTAGAGCTATGATATTTTGTGGGGCTGTTTTGACAGTGTGGCATTGTACGTGTTGAAAAGAACTCTGCCgtgttcttgttttctttgagGAATTTCTGTTGTGGTAATGTTCCTGATGTTTGTGTTGGTCTGTTGAACTGCTGACGGTATAAGGGAAGTATTTCAAGTGTGATCTAGTTTTTAGTTGCAAAAAATTTGGATCATGGGTCGGGGTTGTTGTTGTAGTTAAATTGAATGTTTTGTTTCTCTAAATTGTTGGAAAGTGATAATTCTATGTGTGGATGATGACAGTTGTTCCCTtgtttgatctaatttttctcaatattttcaCTTCAAGATTGAAGGGCcttcatgattttgtttcaatatggataaatataaaccAAGGAATATCTTGATTACCGGGGCTGCTGGATTCATAGCATCTCATGTTGCAAACTGGCTGACACGGAATTACTCGGAGTATAGAATCATTGTTCTTGACAAGCTGGATTACTGTTCGAACTTGAAGAATCTTGATCCCTCTCAATCTCACCACAACTTTAAATTCGTGAAGGGCGATGTTTGTAGTGCTGACCTTGTCAATTATATACTTGCGACAGAGGACATAGACACAGTTATGCACTTTGCAGCACAAACACATGTTGATAATTCATTTGGAAACAGTTTTGAGTTTATTAAGAACAATGTTTATGGTACTTGTGTACTTCTTGAAGCTTGCAAATCTTTCGGTCATATTAAGAGATTTATCCATGTGAGTACTGATGAGGTATATGGTGAGACGGATGAGAATGCTACTGTGGGAAATCATGAGGCTTCGCAGCTTCTCCCTACAAATCCCTATGCTGCATCTAAAGCTGGGGCTGAAATGCTTGTTATGGCATATGGACGATCATATGGGCTGCCGGTTATAATCACAAGGGGGAACAATGTTTACGGGCCCCATCAATTTCCTGAGAAGTTAGTTCCTAAATTTATTCTCTTAGCCATGAAAGGAAAGCCCCTTCCGATTCATGGGGATGGGTCCAATGTCAgaaattatctttattgtGAAGATGTTACAGAAGCTTTTGACACCATACTCCATAGGGGTGAGGTTGGTCATGTTTATAACGTTGGAACAGATGAGGAAAAGAGAGTTATCGACGTGGCAATGGATATTTGTAGGTTGTTTTCGTTGGATCCATCTACTGTGATAAAGTTTGTGGAGAACAGACCTTTTAATGACCAAAGGTATTTCCTGAATACCCAAAAGCTGAAACGTTTGGGATGGTCAGAGAAAACTAAATGGGATGATGGTTTGAAGAAAACCATGGAGTGGTATGTAAGAAATCCTGACTGGTGGGGAGATATTTCTGCGGCATTACTCCCTCATCCAAGAATGCTTTCTTTCCCTTGGATACGGAAAGATCACATTAAAGTTGGAGTTAATGAGTCATCTCACGCACGACAGAGTTCTGATCAGGAGCAAANNNNNNNNNNNNNNNNNNNNNNNNNNNNNNNNNNNNNNNNNNNNNNNNNNNNNNNNNNNNNNNNNNNNNNNNNNNNNNNNNNNNNNNNNNNNNNNNNNNNNNNNNNNNNNNNNNNNNNNNNNNNNNNNNNNNNNNNNNNNNNNNNNNNNNNNNNNNNNNNNNNNNNNNNGCTTTACGCAAAAGCCGACTTTGAGAATTTTGATGTAGAACTGGGTGTTTAGCAACCTTTTCCAGAATAAGACAGAAAGAAGGTGTAAATTACGCTTCCTTGATCATCTCAGCATTTGTAAATTTCAACCATTGCTTATCCCCATGGCTGCTGCAGTGACATGAAGTCTACTTGATCTCGGGATAATTTGGCTGTGAAGTTTTTGCCTGGGACTAGAATACTTACTGCCTAACATTTGTTTGATGATAGCGCTGGTAATCTCTCTTCTCCAACAGTGCAGAAAATGTCTCTGTAGCAGTAGTGTTTTGGTTAAACTAAGCTGTGTATAATGTGCAATTGACAAAAATGCCCATGCAGGAGCATTCCTTTTCTTCAACTCTAGCAATACTGACATTGGTGTTGGATTATTTCTGGTTGCAGGTGAAGGGCTTATTCTAAAGCTTTGAGACCAAAAACATGCAGGATTTTTTGGATATGGTGGATATGCTTGTTTTGCTATGTTGATAAAGTACTTTAATTTCCTTCAGAGAAACCACAGCATCCATGAGAGCGGAGCAAGATAAAAGAACAAACTAACCAAGTTAAGGGAACGTGATTCAGCACGAAAGCTAATCAGGATGAATGTCTTATAtgcattaaaaatatacaaagaaAGGAGAATATCCACCGATCTTCCTAACTGAATGCATTTATTTAGCATGTATATCTTGATgtaccttttaattttttattatttattttatgtattctGAGCTGTGAGCATCAGGGGACAATGCATACGTCATTCCACTGGGAgaggtaattttaattcagcTCCAGAGAAGAACTTAGTCATCTAGACCAAAAGATAGGATTCATCTTGACACAACTGATCCTGTTTTGGTTTATGAGCCAAGTGCTCATTTTCTTCCATAGGTTGTAAAGTTTCTAGTTGAATTGTTTTTGCTTGATATGATAGCTGTATT includes:
- the LOC105165575 gene encoding protodermal factor 1-like, coding for MEVKGSKHASFLLWTALAALLSQTLFAPVISAANFEDQKNYYTPDPNARSPPPVTYTPPAHGSGGHHATPTPSHGTPSHGGGSYGRTPPANCGPPSGGHHRPTPSPPTGGGGGYYHPPPTSTPTTPTIPTPSTPTPTIGTPPTIGTPPTTPIITPGTPTTPGITIPSPPFPFDPNSPPFTCIYWRNHPTLIWGLFGWWGTLGSAFGLTSVPGFSPNMNLLQALSNTRTDGLGDLYREGTAALLNSMAHTRFPYTTSQVRDSFVAALSSNKAAAAQAQLFKLANEGRNKPRA
- the LOC105165576 gene encoding uncharacterized protein LOC105165576, with protein sequence MLGGRSRLLKQSRNTRNVQFPVFFMFLILLLVALLLILGKNGHKSSLMSDLMNEKWSSFESLVGLDPTVELRNGTDLIWQIPDSPKAVLFLAHGCNGRAVNFWDKSPNCPNCVGLPEERLIVLHALARKFAVLAVSSKGICWSLGEERWIVKDIIQWWITKQKVDKLPIFALGASSGGYFVSVLAAEFPFRGIALMIAEGVYSHLDITKDYPPTLFVHMPKDETRNRKIEKYLIVMREKGINVAEIKCTEFPLTSQFFANRIPGLDLNLSAKLFNVFQEKGFIDKNGYMRDDGRAIPWKTALEERNILLPDKSLINHIQEEMNLAFAYHEMTSLQSEQILDWFESHLN
- the LOC105165578 gene encoding trifunctional UDP-glucose 4,6-dehydratase/UDP-4-keto-6-deoxy-D-glucose 3,5-epimerase/UDP-4-keto-L-rhamnose-reductase RHM2-like (The sequence of the model RefSeq protein was modified relative to this genomic sequence to represent the inferred CDS: added 26 bases not found in genome assembly), with the protein product MDKYKPRNILITGAAGFIASHVANWLTRNYSEYRIIVLDKLDYCSNLKNLDPSQSHHNFKFVKGDVCSADLVNYILATEDIDTVMHFAAQTHVDNSFGNSFEFIKNNVYGTCVLLEACKSFGHIKRFIHVSTDEVYGETDENATVGNHEASQLLPTNPYAASKAGAEMLVMAYGRSYGLPVIITRGNNVYGPHQFPEKLVPKFILLAMKGKPLPIHGDGSNVRNYLYCEDVTEAFDTILHRGEVGHVYNVGTDEEKRVIDVAMDICRLFSLDPSTVIKFVENRPFNDQRYFLNTQKLKRLGWSEKTKWDDGLKKTMEWYVRNPDWWGDISAALLPHPRMLSFPWIRKDHIKVGVNESSHARQSSDQEQIGCREKGPIALRKSRL